The Castanea sativa cultivar Marrone di Chiusa Pesio chromosome 11, ASM4071231v1 genome contains a region encoding:
- the LOC142616759 gene encoding protein neprosin-like, whose protein sequence is MDFERMILIVVLCLCLTSIYQVNGTRIISKEEELELERQLKLINKPPVKSIQKIEGRKIIACPSGTVPIRRTTKADLIAIRSMSNNIYSQTTKVPNMHWILISSTVMEGSSYAEMYVMNGADEKLNSITTRWMVSPGTYQGTPYSYFFTHWTIDGAQKTGCFNIRCPGFVQVDKRVYLGSEISNVSIPDGPQFEIGLSISKEEDGNWWVTKDEIKIGYFPAAIFNNFTEAKTVGWVGLAISPPNGISPPMGSGRFPDDNYRHTSQFRAIQYKDSSGVVGGPREYNYDTIIDRPNCYLMDFHGYMGEFEGYTFGFGGPGGDCGI, encoded by the exons ATGGATTTTGAAAGAATGATCTTAATTGtagttttgtgtttgtgtttgacaAGTATCTATCAAGTGAATGGAACCCGAATTatatccaaagaagaagaattggaGTTAGAAAGACAACTAAAGCTCATAAACAAACCTCCTGTTAAAAGCATTCAG aaaatagagggaagaaaaataat TGCTTGTCCGTCAGGAACAGTTCCTATTCGCAGAACAACAAAAGCAGACCTCATAGCAATTAGGTCAATGTCAAATAACATTTATTCTCAAACAACAAAAGTTCCCAATATGCAT tGGATTCtaattagttcaactg TTATGGAGGGAAGCAGCTATGCCGAAATGTATGTCATGAATGGCGCAGACGAAAAGCTGAATTCTATCACAACAAGATGGAtg GTTTCTCCAGGTACGTACCAGGGTACTCCGTATTCTTATTTCTTTACACATTGGACG ATTGATGGTGCCCAAAAGACAGGCTGCTTCAACATTCGTTGCCCAGGTTTTGTGCAAGTTGACAAAAGAGTTTATCTTGGGTCAGAAATAAGTAATGTATCCATTCCTGATGGTCCTCAATTTGAGATTGGACTCTCTATTTCAAAG GAGGAAGATGGCAATTGGTGGGTAACAAAAGATGAAATTAAAATTGGATATTTTCCAGCagcaatatttaataattttactgAAGCCAAAACTGTTGGTTGGGTAGGGCTCGCTATTAGTCCCCCAAATGGAATTAGCCCACCCATGGGATCCGGAAGATTTCCAGATGACAATTATAGACATACAAGTCAATTTAGAGCGATCCAGTATAAAGATAGCTCCGGAGTAGTAGGTGGACCTCGTGAATATAATTATGATACAATCATTGATAGGCCTAATTGCTATCTCATGGATTTTCATGGATATATGGGTGAGTTCGAGGGATACACCTTCGGGTTTGGTGGACCTGGTGGAGATTGTggcatttaa